The Hemiscyllium ocellatum isolate sHemOce1 chromosome 17, sHemOce1.pat.X.cur, whole genome shotgun sequence genome has a segment encoding these proteins:
- the has3 gene encoding hyaluronan synthase 3, producing the protein MSCERLCTTLRIIASTLFALSVLGAITCTYVKGYQFGYTENYHLSFGLYGAILALHLFIQSLFAFLEHRRMRKENRPLKFTKSVALCIAAYQEDPDYLKKCLTSVKRIAYPNLKVVMVIDGNSEEDIYMMEIFNELMGLENTGSYVWKSNYHEKGTGETYITFSEGKRRVEEIVTQSKFSCIMQKWGGKREVMYTAFAALGDSVDYIQVCDSDTVLDPACTAEMVRVLDGDPSVGAVGGDVQILNLYDSWISFLSSVRYWMAFNVERACQSYFGCVQCISGPLGMYRNPLLRLFLYDWYNQQFLGSKCSFGDDRHLTNRVLGLGFKTKYTARSRCLTETPSRYLRWLNQQTRWSKSYFREWLYGALCFHKHHPWMTYEAVVSGFFPFFLTGTVLHLFYRGRMWNILLFLLAVQGVGVLKAGFACLLRGSAQMLFLSLYSLLYMTSLLPAKLFALLTINRPGWGTSGRRKLVVNLVGLLPVSVWFAVLSGGLGYTIYRESQQALPDTEWPFLIIGSTVYACYWLLLLGLYLGIVVKPCGHKQEHCELVFLEA; encoded by the exons ATGTCCTGTGAGAGACTGTGTACCACCCTCCGAATCATAGCAAGCACCTTGTTTGCTTTGTCAGTATTGGGGGCCATTACCTGCACCTATGTGAAGGGATATCAGTTTGGCTACACCGAGAATTACCACCTGTCTTTCGGGCTGTATGGAGCCATCCTCGCTCTACATCTTTTCATTCAGAGTCTCTTTGCCTTCTTGGAACATAGGAGGATGAGGAAGGAGAATCGACCCCTCAAATTTACCAAATCAGTTGCTCTTTGTATTGCCGCTTACCAGGAGGACCCAGATTATCTCAAAAAATGTCTGACATCAGTGAAGCGGATTGCATATCCCAATCTCAAGGTGGTGATGGTCATTGATGGCAACAGCGAGGAGGACATTTACATGATGGAGATATTCAATGAGCTCATGGGTTTGGAGAACACTGGCTCCTATGTCTGGAAGAGTAATTACCACGAGAAGGGAACTGGAGAAACTTACATTACCTTCAGTGAGGgcaagaggagggtggaggaaatCGTTACTCAGTCTAAATTCTCTTGCATCATGCAGAAGTGGGGAGGGAAGCGAGAGGTGATGTACACAGCATTCGCCGCACTTGGGGATTCCGTGGATTATATACAG GTGTGTGATTCAGACACAGTATTGGATCCAGCCTGCACTGCGGAGATGGTGAGAGTCCTGGATGGAGACCCCAGTGTAGGGGCAGTTggtggggatgtgcag ATCCTAAACCTATATGACTCATGGATCTCCTTCCTAAGCAGTGTCCGTTACTGGATGGCCTTTAACGTGGAGCGTGCATGTCAATCCTACTTCGGTTGTGTACAGTGCATAAGTGGACCATTGGGCATGTATCGCAACCCCCTGCTGCGGCTTTTCCTGTATGACTGGTATAACCAGCAGTTTCTGGGCTCCAAGTGCAGCTTTGGAGATGATCGACACCTCACCAATCGAGTACTGGGCCTTGGCTTCAAGACAAAGTATACAGCCCGCTCCCGCTGCCTGACTGAGACGCCAAGCCGTTATCTTCGCTGGCTCAACCAGCAGACCCGCTGGAGTAAATCTTACTTTCGCGAGTGGCTGTATGGTGCACTCTGCTTCCATAAGCATCACCCATGGATGACATATGAGGCTGTGGTCAGTGGTTTCTTCCCCTTCTTCCTGACAGGCACTGTGCTGCACCTCTTCTACAGAGGACGGATGTGGAACATTCTGCTGTTTTTGCTGGCTGTGCAAGGGGTGGGGGTGCTGAAGGCCGGTTTTGCTTGCCTGCTCAGGGGATCTGCACAAATGCTCTTCCTGTCCCTCTACTCACTGTTGTATATGACCAGTCTCCTGCCCGCGAAGCTCTTTGCCCTGCTTACCATCAACCGGCCTGGCTGGGGAACCTCAGGCCGCCGCAAGCTTGTTGTTAACCTTGTGGGTCTGCTGCCTGTATCTGTCTGGTTTGCCGTGTTGTCTGGGGGTTTGGGTTACACCATCTACCGGGAGAGCCAGCAGGCATTGCCTGACACTGAATGGCCTTTCCTCATTATCGGCTCCACTGTATATGCCTGTTACTGGCTGCTGCTGCTTGGCCTCTACTTGGGTATCGTAGTCAAACCATGTGGCCACAAGCAAGAGCATTGTGAACTGGTCTTCTTGGAGGCCTGA